CGGGGTGTTGACACCGGAATACAAGGCAGGAAGTGTTTTTCGGGGAATAACTGTACTTGGAGATGATGAAACCTGCGAAGAATTAAATCCGGAAGAAGTTGACCTGGTTAACGGCATTGGTTCTCTTCCCGGTATGAATCTGAGATGGCAATTGACGGAGAAATTCACAAGAAAAGGGTTTCGTTTTGCAAGTGTTATTCACCCCCGGGCTGTTTTAGCCGGGGATGTTAAATTGCATGTGGGAACACAGGTCATGGCTGGATGTATTGTACAGACCGGAGTCGAAATAGGAAGGGATTCAATCATCAATACCGGTACTGTTGTTGATCATGACTGCAGGATTGGTAACTGTTGTCATGTCGCGCCCGGTTGCACCTTGAGTGGAGGGGTTCAACTTGGGAAGGAGGTTCATCTCGGCACAGGAAGTACTGTTATCCAGAATATATCCATTGGGAATGGTGTCGTAGTGGGAGCAGGAAGTGTAATTTTCAAAAATATCCCATCTGGCGTCAAGGTGATCCAGTCAAAGGTAATCAAGAAGAACTGATAATATAATGAGTGATTGGAAAAAAACCTGTCTTGGTCCGAACGCTCCCCTGGTAGAAGCCATTCAGGTTCTCAGCCAGGGTGCCATGCGAATTGTTCTTGTGGTCGATCAGAAAAACAGATTGCTTGGGACCGTTACTGACGGAGATATTCGTCGTGCCCTTATACGTCACTGTGCCATGGATACGCCTGTTGCTCAATTCATGAGCAGAAACCCAACTGTGGCCTCTGTAAAGGATGATCGCAATCATATCCTTTTGTTAATGCAGCGAAGGGATATACTGCAGATTCCCCTCGTCGACAGCGAGAATGTTGTTGTTGGCCTTGAAACATTTCAGGGACTGAACAAAAGGCCATTTTATGAAAATCCAGTTTTTCTCATGGCAGGAGGGTTTGGAAAAAGACTGAGACCTCTTACGCTGGATACGCCAAAACCGCTGCTGAAAGTCGGCAAAAAACCTATTCTTGAAAATATACTGGAACAATTTATTGAGTGTGGGTTTCATAATTTTTTTATCTCCACCCATTATAAAGCGAAAATGCTTAAAGACTATTTTGGTGATGGTGAAAAGTGGAATGTTTCAATACGTTATGTTTACGAAGAAGAGCCATGCGGCACTGCAGGTGCTCTCGGATTGCTGCCGGAAGATTTGCCACAGCTTCCGGTTATCGTAATGAATGGTGATTTACTGACCAAGGTAAACTTTGAACATTTGCTGGAGTTTCATAATGAATCCGAAGGAATCGCAACCATGTGTGTCAGGGAATACGATTTCCAGGTACCTTACGGTGTTGTCAAGGCCAGGGACAATAAAATGATCGGGATTGAGGAAAAACCAATCCATAAATTTTTTGTAAATGCAG
The DNA window shown above is from Desulfomarina profundi and carries:
- a CDS encoding nucleotidyltransferase family protein; translated protein: MMSDWKKTCLGPNAPLVEAIQVLSQGAMRIVLVVDQKNRLLGTVTDGDIRRALIRHCAMDTPVAQFMSRNPTVASVKDDRNHILLLMQRRDILQIPLVDSENVVVGLETFQGLNKRPFYENPVFLMAGGFGKRLRPLTLDTPKPLLKVGKKPILENILEQFIECGFHNFFISTHYKAKMLKDYFGDGEKWNVSIRYVYEEEPCGTAGALGLLPEDLPQLPVIVMNGDLLTKVNFEHLLEFHNESEGIATMCVREYDFQVPYGVVKARDNKMIGIEEKPIHKFFVNAGIYVLDLEIVRSVEGGKYLDMPDLLETCVDRGDTVTMFPIHEFWLDIGNMPDYKRANSEDFIVQNGY
- a CDS encoding acetyltransferase, which encodes MSKERDKPVVLLGSGGHARVLIDALRADNRLIYGVLTPEYKAGSVFRGITVLGDDETCEELNPEEVDLVNGIGSLPGMNLRWQLTEKFTRKGFRFASVIHPRAVLAGDVKLHVGTQVMAGCIVQTGVEIGRDSIINTGTVVDHDCRIGNCCHVAPGCTLSGGVQLGKEVHLGTGSTVIQNISIGNGVVVGAGSVIFKNIPSGVKVIQSKVIKKN